From the genome of Triticum aestivum cultivar Chinese Spring chromosome 3B, IWGSC CS RefSeq v2.1, whole genome shotgun sequence, one region includes:
- the LOC123064879 gene encoding triacylglycerol lipase OBL1, with protein sequence MVAVAGAAAAGGGPPKTKMAGGEKLIIRSDKVRLIDILSMLLLRRPITSYSFVEASDQTTLDVGDKSGGIIVPLTEIILKFLAAAYWPAKVISVALEFLLNFVALNGGMLGLGIIWNIFRCKLVIPLDREAPDFRTIIGMIDGRTKLKPATLEMAGGGDMRQLQVHETVVFGEADDLESGGCTVAALLIQQQYLVPEVTVMAAKIAYENQAYIENVVNNVWKFNFVGFYNGWNKFLHQDTTQAFVMTDRAKDASAVVLAFRGTEPFNTTDWSTDVELSWLGLGAMGNVHLGFLKALGLQEEDPKDPKRAFPRKDKGAAPKGKFFAYYQLREVVREQLKKHPAARLIVTGHSLGGALAAIFPALLALHGEKDLLGRLGDVLTYGQPRVGDSTFVDFLSTATKAARYDRVVYRYDIVPRVPFTAPVAKYSHGGTCVYYDGWYDGKELAGDEPDPNYFDPRYVLSKYGNAVGDLVKGAFLWASAGRDYREGLISLLYRCGGLIFPGFASHSPRDYVDAIRLGRIAPKQI encoded by the exons AtggtggcggtggccggagctgctgctgctggtggtggtccTCCCAAGACCAAGATGGCCGGAGGGGAGAAGCTGATCATCCGGTCGGACAAGGTCCGGCTCATTGACATCCTGTCAATGCTGCTCCTGCGCCGGCCCATCACCAGCTACTCCTTCGTCGAGGCCAGCGACCAGACGACGCTCGACGTCGGCGACAAGTCGGGCGGCATCATCGTCCCGCTCACCGAGATCATCCTCAAGTTCCTCGCCGCCGCATACTGGCCGGCCAAGGTGATCAGCGTCGCCCTCGAGTTCCTCCTCAACTTCGTGGCGCTCAACGGCGGCATGCTTGGCCTTGGCATCATATGGAACATCTTCAGAT GCAAGCTTGTGATCCCGCTGGACCGGGAGGCGCCCGACTTCCGGACGATAATCGGGATGATCGATGGGAGGACGAAGCTGAAGCCAGCCACGCTAGAGATGGCCGGCGGTGGCGACATGCGGCAGCTGCAGGTGCACGAAACGGTGGTTTTTGGCGAAGCCGATGACCTGGAGAGCGGCGGGTGCACTGTGGCGGCACTCCTCATCCAGCAGCAGTACCTCGTCCCTGAGGTCACCGTCATGGCGGCTAAGATCGCATATGAGAACCAGGCATATATTGAGAACGTGGTCAACAACGTCTGGAAG TTCAATTTCGTGGGGTTCTACAACGGTTGGAACA AGTTCCTGCATCAGGACACCACGCAGGCGTTCGTGATGACTGACAGGGCCAAGGACGCGAGCGCGGTGGTGCTGGCTTTCCGGGGCACGGAGCCGTTCAACACCACGGACTGGTCGACGGACGTGGAGCTGTCGTGGCTGGGCTTGGGCGCCATGGGCAACGTCCACCTCGGCTTCCTCAAGGCGCTCGGCCTGCAGGAGGAGGACCCCAAGGACCCCAAGCGCGCCTTCCCCCGCAAGGACAAGGGCGCCGCCCCCAAGGGCAAGTTCTTCGCCTACTACCAGCTCCGCGAGGTGGTCCGGGAGCAGCTCAAGAAGCACCCCGCTGCGCGGCTCATCGTGACGGGGCACAGCCTCGGCGGCGCGCTGGCCGCCATCTTCCCGGCGCTCCTGGCGCTGCACGGGGAGAAGGACCTCCTGGGCAGGCTGGGCGACGTGCTGACCTACGGGCAGCCGCGCGTCGGCGACAGCACGTTCGTCGACTTCCTAAGCACCGCCACCAAGGCGGCGCGCTACGACCGCGTGGTGTACCGGTACGACATCGTGCCCCGGGTGCCGTTCACGGCGCCGGTGGCCAAGTACAGCCACGGCGGGACCTGCGTGTACTACGACGGCTGGTACGACGGCAaggagctcgccggcgacgagcccgaccCCAACTACTTCGACCCGCGGTACGTGTTGTCCAAGTATGGCAACGCGGTGGGCGACCTGGTGAAGGGGGCCTTCCTCTGGGCCAGCGCCGGCCGCGACTACCGCGAGGGCCTCATCTCCCTGTTATACCGTTGCGGTGGCCTgatcttccccggcttcgcgtcacACAGCCCACGCGATTACGTCGATGCCATCCGCCTCGGACGCATCGCGCCCAAGCAAATTTAA